One Falco peregrinus isolate bFalPer1 chromosome 6, bFalPer1.pri, whole genome shotgun sequence DNA segment encodes these proteins:
- the PACSIN2 gene encoding protein kinase C and casein kinase substrate in neurons protein 2 isoform X2: MSGSYDDSVGVEVSSDSFWEVGNYKRTVKRIDDGHRLCNDLMNCIHERARIEKVYAQQLTEWAKRWKQLVEKGPQYGTVERAWCAFMSEAEKVSELHLEVKGSLMNEDFEKIKNWQKEAFHKQMMGGFKETKEAEDGFRKAQKPWAKKLKEVEAAKKAYHAACKEEKLAISRETNSKADPALNPEQLKKLQDKVERSKQDVLKTKEKYEKSLKELDNATPQYMENMEQVFEQCQQFEEKRLRFFREVLLEVQKHLDLSNVASYKNIYRELEQNIKTADAVEDLRWFRANQGPGMSMNWPQFEEWSADLNRTLSRREKKKASDGVTLTGINQTGDQVSQPNKHSSLSVQSNTVQSVQSSYNPFEDEEDTGSTVSEKEDNKIKNVSSYEKNQSYPTDWSDEESNNPFSSTDANGDTNPFDEDSSPAMEVRVRALYDYEGQEQDELSFKAGDELTKMENEDEQGWCKGRLDNGQVGLYPANYVEPIQ; encoded by the exons ATGTCTGGCTCATACGATGATTCCGTTGGAGTAGAAGTTTCTAGTGATAGCTTCTGGGAG GTTGGAAATTACAAGCGTACAGTAAAACGAATTGATGATGGTCACAGACTTTGCAATGATCTTATGAATTGTATTCATGAACGGGCACGAATAGAGAAGGTCTATGCTCAGCAGCTTACAGAATGGGCAAAAAGGTGGAAACAGCTTGTGGAAAAAG GCCCACAGTATGGAACAGTAGAAAGGGCTTGGTGTGCTTTTATGtcagaagctgaaaaagtgAGTGAACTACATCTAGAAGTAAAAGGTTCACTGATGAATGAAGACTTTGAAAAAATCAAGAACTGGCAGAAGGAAGCCTTTCATAAGCAAATGATGGGAGGATTTAAGGAAAccaaagaagcagaagatgGATTTAGGAAAGCTCAGAAACCCTGGgcaaaaaagctgaaagag GTGgaagctgcaaagaaagcatACCATGCAGCCTGCAAGGAGGAGAAACTGGCTATATCcagagaaacaaacagcaaagctgATCCAGCACTAAATCCTGAACAACTTAAGAAATTACAAGACAAAGTGGAGAGAAGCAAACAAGATGTACTGAAG acaaaagaaaagtatgaaaaatcactgaaagaATTAGATAATGCCACTCCTCAGTATATGGAAAACATGGAGCAGGTATTTGAACAGTGTCAGCAGTTTGAAGAAAAACGCTTACGTTTCTTTCGAGAAGTGTTACTGGAAGTTCAAAAACACCTTGACTTGTCTAATGTTGCAAG ttaCAAAAATATCTACCGCGAACTGGAACAGAATATCAAAACAGCAGATGCTGTGGAAGACTTGCGGTGGTTTAGAGCTAATCAAGGTCCAGGGATGTCAATGAATTGGCCTCAGTTTGAG GAGTGGTCTGCAGATCTGAATCGCACTCTcagtagaagagaaaaaaagaaggcttCTGATGGAGTGACTCTGACTGGTATTAATCAGACGGGAGATCAAGTTTCACAGCCTAACAAACAtagcag TCTTAGTGTCCAGAGTAACACAGTGCAGTCAGTACAATCAAGTTACAATCCCTTTGAAGATGAAGAAGATACTGGGAGTACTGTCAGTGAAAAGGAGGACAATAAGATCAAAAA tgttagcagctatgaaaaaaaccaaagctaCCCTACAGACTGGTCTGATGAAGAGTCCAACAACCCCTTCTCTTCCACTGATGCAAATGGAGACACCAATCCATTTGATGAAGACAGCTCTCCTGCAATGGAGGTGAGAGTACGTGCACTCTATGACTATGAGGGCCAAGAGCAAGATGAGCTCAGTTTTAAAGCTG GGGACGAGTTAACTAAAATGGAGAATGAAGATGAGCAGGGTTGGTGTAAAGGACGTCTGGACAATGGACAAGTTGGTCTATACCCAGCAAACTATGTAGAACCGATCCAGTGA
- the PACSIN2 gene encoding protein kinase C and casein kinase substrate in neurons protein 2 isoform X3, protein MSGSYDDSVGVEVSSDSFWEVGNYKRTVKRIDDGHRLCNDLMNCIHERARIEKVYAQQLTEWAKRWKQLVEKGPQYGTVERAWCAFMSEAEKVSELHLEVKGSLMNEDFEKIKNWQKEAFHKQMMGGFKETKEAEDGFRKAQKPWAKKLKEVEAAKKAYHAACKEEKLAISRETNSKADPALNPEQLKKLQDKVERSKQDVLKTKEKYEKSLKELDNATPQYMENMEQVFEQCQQFEEKRLRFFREVLLEVQKHLDLSNVASYKNIYRELEQNIKTADAVEDLRWFRANQGPGMSMNWPQFEEWSADLNRTLSRREKKKASDGVTLTGINQTGDQVSQPNKHSSVSSYEKNQSYPTDWSDEESNNPFSSTDANGDTNPFDEDSSPAMEVRVRALYDYEGQEQDELSFKAGDELTKMENEDEQGWCKGRLDNGQVGLYPANYVEPIQ, encoded by the exons ATGTCTGGCTCATACGATGATTCCGTTGGAGTAGAAGTTTCTAGTGATAGCTTCTGGGAG GTTGGAAATTACAAGCGTACAGTAAAACGAATTGATGATGGTCACAGACTTTGCAATGATCTTATGAATTGTATTCATGAACGGGCACGAATAGAGAAGGTCTATGCTCAGCAGCTTACAGAATGGGCAAAAAGGTGGAAACAGCTTGTGGAAAAAG GCCCACAGTATGGAACAGTAGAAAGGGCTTGGTGTGCTTTTATGtcagaagctgaaaaagtgAGTGAACTACATCTAGAAGTAAAAGGTTCACTGATGAATGAAGACTTTGAAAAAATCAAGAACTGGCAGAAGGAAGCCTTTCATAAGCAAATGATGGGAGGATTTAAGGAAAccaaagaagcagaagatgGATTTAGGAAAGCTCAGAAACCCTGGgcaaaaaagctgaaagag GTGgaagctgcaaagaaagcatACCATGCAGCCTGCAAGGAGGAGAAACTGGCTATATCcagagaaacaaacagcaaagctgATCCAGCACTAAATCCTGAACAACTTAAGAAATTACAAGACAAAGTGGAGAGAAGCAAACAAGATGTACTGAAG acaaaagaaaagtatgaaaaatcactgaaagaATTAGATAATGCCACTCCTCAGTATATGGAAAACATGGAGCAGGTATTTGAACAGTGTCAGCAGTTTGAAGAAAAACGCTTACGTTTCTTTCGAGAAGTGTTACTGGAAGTTCAAAAACACCTTGACTTGTCTAATGTTGCAAG ttaCAAAAATATCTACCGCGAACTGGAACAGAATATCAAAACAGCAGATGCTGTGGAAGACTTGCGGTGGTTTAGAGCTAATCAAGGTCCAGGGATGTCAATGAATTGGCCTCAGTTTGAG GAGTGGTCTGCAGATCTGAATCGCACTCTcagtagaagagaaaaaaagaaggcttCTGATGGAGTGACTCTGACTGGTATTAATCAGACGGGAGATCAAGTTTCACAGCCTAACAAACAtagcag tgttagcagctatgaaaaaaaccaaagctaCCCTACAGACTGGTCTGATGAAGAGTCCAACAACCCCTTCTCTTCCACTGATGCAAATGGAGACACCAATCCATTTGATGAAGACAGCTCTCCTGCAATGGAGGTGAGAGTACGTGCACTCTATGACTATGAGGGCCAAGAGCAAGATGAGCTCAGTTTTAAAGCTG GGGACGAGTTAACTAAAATGGAGAATGAAGATGAGCAGGGTTGGTGTAAAGGACGTCTGGACAATGGACAAGTTGGTCTATACCCAGCAAACTATGTAGAACCGATCCAGTGA
- the PACSIN2 gene encoding protein kinase C and casein kinase substrate in neurons protein 2 isoform X1: MSGSYDDSVGVEVSSDSFWEVGNYKRTVKRIDDGHRLCNDLMNCIHERARIEKVYAQQLTEWAKRWKQLVEKGPQYGTVERAWCAFMSEAEKVSELHLEVKGSLMNEDFEKIKNWQKEAFHKQMMGGFKETKEAEDGFRKAQKPWAKKLKEVEAAKKAYHAACKEEKLAISRETNSKADPALNPEQLKKLQDKVERSKQDVLKTKEKYEKSLKELDNATPQYMENMEQVFEQCQQFEEKRLRFFREVLLEVQKHLDLSNVASYKNIYRELEQNIKTADAVEDLRWFRANQGPGMSMNWPQFEEWSADLNRTLSRREKKKASDGVTLTGINQTGDQVSQPNKHSSSLSVQSNTVQSVQSSYNPFEDEEDTGSTVSEKEDNKIKNVSSYEKNQSYPTDWSDEESNNPFSSTDANGDTNPFDEDSSPAMEVRVRALYDYEGQEQDELSFKAGDELTKMENEDEQGWCKGRLDNGQVGLYPANYVEPIQ, from the exons ATGTCTGGCTCATACGATGATTCCGTTGGAGTAGAAGTTTCTAGTGATAGCTTCTGGGAG GTTGGAAATTACAAGCGTACAGTAAAACGAATTGATGATGGTCACAGACTTTGCAATGATCTTATGAATTGTATTCATGAACGGGCACGAATAGAGAAGGTCTATGCTCAGCAGCTTACAGAATGGGCAAAAAGGTGGAAACAGCTTGTGGAAAAAG GCCCACAGTATGGAACAGTAGAAAGGGCTTGGTGTGCTTTTATGtcagaagctgaaaaagtgAGTGAACTACATCTAGAAGTAAAAGGTTCACTGATGAATGAAGACTTTGAAAAAATCAAGAACTGGCAGAAGGAAGCCTTTCATAAGCAAATGATGGGAGGATTTAAGGAAAccaaagaagcagaagatgGATTTAGGAAAGCTCAGAAACCCTGGgcaaaaaagctgaaagag GTGgaagctgcaaagaaagcatACCATGCAGCCTGCAAGGAGGAGAAACTGGCTATATCcagagaaacaaacagcaaagctgATCCAGCACTAAATCCTGAACAACTTAAGAAATTACAAGACAAAGTGGAGAGAAGCAAACAAGATGTACTGAAG acaaaagaaaagtatgaaaaatcactgaaagaATTAGATAATGCCACTCCTCAGTATATGGAAAACATGGAGCAGGTATTTGAACAGTGTCAGCAGTTTGAAGAAAAACGCTTACGTTTCTTTCGAGAAGTGTTACTGGAAGTTCAAAAACACCTTGACTTGTCTAATGTTGCAAG ttaCAAAAATATCTACCGCGAACTGGAACAGAATATCAAAACAGCAGATGCTGTGGAAGACTTGCGGTGGTTTAGAGCTAATCAAGGTCCAGGGATGTCAATGAATTGGCCTCAGTTTGAG GAGTGGTCTGCAGATCTGAATCGCACTCTcagtagaagagaaaaaaagaaggcttCTGATGGAGTGACTCTGACTGGTATTAATCAGACGGGAGATCAAGTTTCACAGCCTAACAAACAtagcag CAGTCTTAGTGTCCAGAGTAACACAGTGCAGTCAGTACAATCAAGTTACAATCCCTTTGAAGATGAAGAAGATACTGGGAGTACTGTCAGTGAAAAGGAGGACAATAAGATCAAAAA tgttagcagctatgaaaaaaaccaaagctaCCCTACAGACTGGTCTGATGAAGAGTCCAACAACCCCTTCTCTTCCACTGATGCAAATGGAGACACCAATCCATTTGATGAAGACAGCTCTCCTGCAATGGAGGTGAGAGTACGTGCACTCTATGACTATGAGGGCCAAGAGCAAGATGAGCTCAGTTTTAAAGCTG GGGACGAGTTAACTAAAATGGAGAATGAAGATGAGCAGGGTTGGTGTAAAGGACGTCTGGACAATGGACAAGTTGGTCTATACCCAGCAAACTATGTAGAACCGATCCAGTGA